A stretch of Candidatus Symbiobacter mobilis CR DNA encodes these proteins:
- a CDS encoding tetratricopeptide repeat protein, with protein MTLSVAHADPSAKQERVADGDVEIVVDDSPEGAAEVPLDGPLFYQLLLGEMQARSSNPAAAFSLLLDAARQTKDERLYRRAVQVAIHARKGESALMAVRAWRSAHPSSHEAVRTLLHVLIQLHRVEESLPVLRRDLALTPPKNMGSALTGIPRLYKPCTDRLAVARVIHKAYTPWLEHPQWGPDAWAGVAEAWLRAGEPRTALDAARRALADGDAGTADHAMIVALALVAIKDPQADALVRERLAVDDRPILHRAYVRVLFDAQREQDAVAALQNMVRRFPDDAQGRWMLGMWYAEHRQFDDAHVLLLQYLKLVGVLTGAEPVQQRESAQALLALGTIALSRKEYDQAQTWLQRVGDGGLWFDAQRLRAQALVGQQGLDAALAWLRDLAVQSPDHARQIRGVEAQLLRKHRRYVQARDLLDDMIAQEPGDVTLLVEMAIVLDKMGAVQEMERRLRQGLADHPEEPLLYNALGYALADRNLRLDEAHALIVRALELAPGDPYISDSLGWVEFRQGKLEQAEQHLREAFGRKPEAEIAAHWGEVLWTLGRREEALDVWRKGLALDAEGEVLLETLRRLGVQP; from the coding sequence TTGACACTGTCTGTGGCGCATGCGGATCCATCCGCCAAGCAGGAGCGCGTTGCAGACGGCGACGTGGAAATCGTTGTCGACGATTCTCCGGAAGGCGCTGCGGAAGTTCCGCTCGACGGGCCTTTGTTCTACCAGCTTCTGCTGGGGGAGATGCAAGCCCGGTCGTCCAACCCCGCCGCAGCCTTTTCGTTGTTGCTGGATGCAGCCCGCCAGACGAAGGACGAAAGGCTGTACCGCCGTGCTGTGCAGGTCGCCATCCATGCCCGCAAGGGGGAATCTGCACTGATGGCAGTGCGTGCGTGGCGCAGCGCCCATCCCTCCTCGCACGAGGCCGTTCGCACCCTGTTGCACGTTCTGATCCAGCTCCATCGCGTGGAGGAATCTTTGCCTGTGTTGCGGCGCGATTTGGCGCTCACGCCGCCAAAGAACATGGGTTCGGCGCTGACGGGCATTCCCCGGCTCTACAAGCCATGCACCGACCGTCTAGCCGTAGCCCGGGTCATCCACAAAGCCTACACGCCCTGGTTGGAGCACCCGCAGTGGGGCCCGGATGCCTGGGCCGGGGTAGCCGAAGCCTGGTTGCGTGCCGGGGAACCACGCACCGCGCTCGATGCCGCCCGGCGTGCGCTGGCCGACGGGGACGCTGGCACCGCCGACCACGCGATGATCGTTGCGCTGGCATTGGTCGCCATTAAGGATCCGCAAGCCGATGCCTTGGTGCGCGAAAGGCTGGCAGTCGATGACAGGCCCATATTGCACCGGGCGTATGTGCGCGTGCTCTTCGATGCACAGCGCGAGCAAGATGCCGTTGCGGCTTTGCAGAACATGGTGCGTCGGTTCCCCGACGATGCCCAGGGGCGATGGATGCTGGGAATGTGGTATGCCGAGCATCGCCAATTCGACGATGCACACGTATTGCTGTTGCAATACCTGAAACTGGTGGGCGTGCTGACTGGCGCGGAGCCAGTGCAGCAGAGGGAATCGGCGCAAGCTCTTCTGGCTTTGGGGACGATTGCCTTGTCGCGCAAGGAGTACGACCAGGCGCAAACGTGGTTGCAGCGGGTGGGGGATGGAGGGCTGTGGTTCGATGCCCAACGCCTTCGTGCCCAAGCGTTGGTGGGGCAGCAGGGGCTGGACGCGGCGCTGGCATGGTTGCGCGATTTGGCAGTGCAGTCGCCTGATCATGCACGGCAGATTCGTGGTGTGGAAGCGCAATTGCTGCGCAAGCATCGGCGCTATGTGCAGGCCAGGGACCTGCTGGATGACATGATCGCGCAAGAGCCAGGCGATGTCACGTTGCTTGTCGAAATGGCCATCGTGCTCGACAAGATGGGTGCCGTGCAGGAGATGGAGCGCCGCCTGCGCCAAGGGTTGGCCGATCATCCGGAAGAGCCCCTGCTCTACAACGCCCTGGGGTACGCGCTGGCTGATCGCAACCTGCGGCTGGACGAAGCCCATGCGCTCATCGTCCGTGCCCTCGAATTGGCGCCCGGGGATCCGTACATCTCAGATAGCCTGGGCTGGGTCGAGTTCCGGCAAGGCAAGCTGGAGCAGGCTGAGCAACACTTGCGCGAGGCTTTCGGACGCAAACCCGAAGCGGAAATCGCGGCGCACTGGGGGGAGGTGCTATGGACGCTGGGCCGCCGGGAGGAAGCTCTCGACGTTTGGCGTAAAGGGCTTGCGCTTGACGCTGAGGGGGAAGTGTTGCTGGAGACGCTTCGTCGTCTGGGGGTGCAGCCTTGA
- the ispE gene encoding 4-(cytidine 5'-diphospho)-2-C-methyl-D-erythritol kinase — MKSIVDVPAPAKLNLFLHVLGRRADGYHVIESAFVLIDWHDTLHFELRSDGQMSRTDLGGVSLPPDDLTLAAGRALARKTGCTLGVHITLEKRIPLGAGLGGGSSDAASTLLALNQLWGLDLDIDTLQEIGAELGADVPFFLGGHNAWVQGIGERLTPIRIPQQSFIVLKPPMGVDTAQVYAHPKLVRDHAHARLEDFLADPFGFGTNDLQPVSEELCPQVYTALSWLHAHGFAARMTGSGSAVFAVAHGEAVVDLPPDAYVLRMCSGLSMHPLSEWRLPARRSHGSH, encoded by the coding sequence ATGAAATCGATCGTCGATGTCCCCGCGCCAGCGAAGCTCAATCTCTTTTTGCACGTCTTGGGTCGGCGAGCGGACGGATACCATGTGATCGAGTCTGCATTTGTGCTGATCGACTGGCACGATACGTTGCACTTCGAGCTGCGAAGCGATGGCCAGATGAGCCGTACAGACCTGGGTGGTGTCTCGCTGCCACCAGACGACCTGACACTGGCTGCGGGACGTGCCTTGGCGCGCAAAACCGGATGTACCCTGGGGGTGCATATCACTTTGGAAAAGCGCATTCCTCTGGGCGCTGGGCTGGGAGGTGGTTCTTCGGATGCAGCGTCGACCCTGCTCGCGCTCAACCAGTTGTGGGGCTTGGATTTGGACATCGATACCCTGCAAGAAATCGGCGCTGAATTGGGTGCGGACGTGCCGTTTTTTCTGGGTGGGCACAACGCGTGGGTGCAGGGCATCGGCGAGCGGCTCACGCCCATTCGCATTCCACAACAGTCTTTCATCGTGCTCAAGCCGCCGATGGGCGTCGATACGGCCCAGGTCTATGCGCACCCGAAGCTGGTGCGTGACCATGCCCATGCCCGGCTGGAAGATTTCCTGGCCGATCCCTTCGGCTTTGGCACCAACGACCTGCAACCCGTTTCCGAAGAACTGTGCCCACAGGTATACACAGCGCTAAGCTGGCTGCATGCACACGGATTTGCCGCTAGAATGACCGGTTCTGGGAGTGCGGTGTTCGCTGTGGCGCACGGCGAAGCGGTGGTGGATCTTCCGCCGGATGCTTATGTTCTGCGCATGTGTAGTGGGCTATCCATGCATCCCTTGTCCGAATGGCGTCTCCCGGCTCGCCGGTCACACGGTAGCCATTGA
- a CDS encoding ribose-phosphate pyrophosphokinase, whose product MQSEPNCDFMLFAGNSNPGLAAGIAKHLHISLGDAYVGRFSDGEVQVEINQNVRARDVFVVQSICAPAGENFMELLFIVDALRRASAGRVTAVIPYFGYARQDRRPRSSRVPISAKVVADMLQTVGVERVLTMDLHADQIQGFFNIPVDNIYASPVLLHDLRSNQIPDLCVVSPDIGGVVRARAVAKQLGCGLSIIDKRRPRPNVSEVMHIIGEVESRNCIIVDDMIDTAGTLVKAAEALKQRGALHVYAYCTHPVFSGPAVERIATSASLDGVVVTSSIPLSEQAAACTKIRQLSVAELFGESIVRIASGLSIRDYFSAQEQLF is encoded by the coding sequence ATGCAAAGCGAACCGAACTGCGATTTCATGCTCTTCGCGGGCAATTCCAACCCCGGTCTTGCGGCAGGAATTGCGAAGCACCTCCATATCAGTTTGGGCGATGCCTACGTCGGACGGTTTTCCGACGGGGAGGTGCAGGTGGAAATCAACCAGAACGTGCGTGCGCGCGACGTTTTTGTCGTGCAGTCCATTTGCGCTCCGGCTGGTGAAAATTTCATGGAGCTACTGTTCATCGTGGATGCCCTGCGTCGTGCCTCTGCAGGCCGGGTGACTGCGGTGATCCCCTATTTCGGCTACGCCCGGCAGGATCGCCGCCCGCGTTCCAGCCGCGTTCCCATCTCTGCCAAGGTGGTGGCGGACATGCTCCAGACCGTCGGTGTGGAGCGGGTGCTGACGATGGATTTGCACGCAGACCAGATTCAGGGCTTCTTCAACATCCCCGTCGACAACATTTATGCATCCCCCGTGTTGCTGCATGACTTGCGTAGCAACCAGATTCCTGACTTGTGCGTTGTCTCCCCGGACATTGGGGGCGTCGTGCGGGCACGAGCCGTAGCCAAGCAGTTGGGATGCGGGTTGTCGATCATCGACAAGCGCCGCCCCCGCCCGAATGTCAGTGAAGTCATGCACATCATCGGCGAGGTCGAATCCCGCAACTGCATCATCGTCGACGACATGATCGACACGGCCGGAACCCTGGTCAAAGCTGCGGAGGCGCTCAAGCAACGTGGTGCATTGCATGTGTATGCCTATTGCACGCATCCCGTGTTCTCCGGGCCCGCCGTGGAGCGCATCGCTACTAGTGCTTCCCTTGATGGGGTGGTGGTGACGTCGTCGATCCCGCTGTCGGAACAGGCTGCTGCCTGTACCAAGATACGCCAGCTTAGCGTTGCAGAGTTGTTTGGTGAATCGATTGTTCGCATCGCATCGGGCTTGTCGATACGGGATTATTTTTCCGCCCAGGAACAGTTGTTCTGA
- a CDS encoding lipoprotein insertase outer membrane protein LolB, translated as MIGAVRYAVFGAACALVGCATPVLDAPQQWSGRLALRAQCPGSDNECPALAGGYELEGGVDRGALVFRSPLGIVLAELRWDQHGATRRVQGKTQHYDDVQAVVADTVAAGLPVAVLLDWLRGVPSPAMGWHVGGEQLLVARQEEPFVEVRVVPDRDALQVKERGTP; from the coding sequence TTGATTGGTGCCGTGCGTTACGCAGTCTTCGGGGCGGCATGCGCCCTTGTGGGATGCGCGACGCCGGTGTTGGATGCGCCGCAGCAATGGTCGGGAAGGCTGGCGTTGCGTGCGCAGTGTCCGGGTTCCGACAACGAATGTCCTGCATTGGCTGGGGGGTACGAATTGGAGGGGGGGGTGGATCGTGGCGCGCTGGTGTTCCGTTCTCCTTTGGGAATCGTGTTGGCCGAATTGCGTTGGGATCAACACGGCGCCACACGGCGCGTGCAGGGCAAAACCCAGCATTACGACGACGTGCAGGCTGTGGTGGCCGATACCGTGGCGGCTGGGCTGCCTGTGGCAGTATTGCTGGACTGGCTGCGGGGGGTGCCATCCCCTGCGATGGGTTGGCATGTGGGTGGCGAGCAGTTGCTCGTCGCCAGGCAGGAAGAGCCGTTCGTCGAAGTGCGCGTCGTTCCTGATCGGGATGCGCTCCAGGTGAAGGAGCGGGGTACACCATGA
- a CDS encoding 50S ribosomal protein L25/general stress protein Ctc, with translation MKISAFQRAAQGTGASRRLRIQGRTPGILYGGGKEPQPIEFDHNTLWHALKKEAFHSSVLTLEVDGTEGQALLRDVQMHPFRPMVLHVDLQRVDATTKLHMKVPLHFSGEENSPAVKLDACIVNRVITEVEVVCLPADLPEFLAVDLGSLKKGTSVHLADLVLPKGVSVIAHGNDKNPVVVSVVAQVAAEATPAAAEPAAAQPAAKGGKGAAKPAAQPAAKAAAKPAAKK, from the coding sequence GTGAAAATTTCTGCTTTCCAGCGCGCTGCGCAAGGAACGGGTGCGAGCCGCCGTTTGCGCATCCAGGGTCGTACCCCTGGAATCCTGTACGGCGGGGGCAAAGAGCCTCAGCCTATCGAGTTTGACCACAACACGCTGTGGCATGCCCTCAAGAAAGAGGCTTTTCATTCCAGCGTGCTGACTTTGGAAGTCGATGGCACCGAAGGGCAAGCCCTGTTGCGTGACGTGCAGATGCACCCTTTCCGCCCGATGGTGCTGCACGTTGACTTGCAGCGCGTCGATGCCACAACCAAGCTGCACATGAAAGTGCCCCTGCACTTCAGCGGGGAGGAAAATTCTCCGGCAGTCAAGCTGGATGCGTGCATCGTGAACCGCGTCATCACCGAAGTCGAGGTGGTCTGTCTGCCTGCAGATTTGCCGGAATTCCTTGCCGTCGATCTGGGCAGCTTGAAGAAGGGCACTTCCGTGCATTTGGCCGACTTGGTGCTGCCCAAAGGGGTATCGGTCATCGCCCATGGCAATGATAAGAATCCGGTCGTGGTATCCGTCGTGGCCCAGGTTGCTGCGGAAGCCACGCCAGCCGCTGCGGAACCTGCTGCTGCCCAGCCTGCTGCCAAAGGCGGTAAAGGTGCGGCGAAACCTGCGGCCCAACCCGCAGCGAAGGCAGCAGCCAAGCCCGCAGCCAAAAAATAG